The window ACCATGTCATTTGGTGGAATCAGTTCCGCGGCGGATTGGATTACGCCGTATACCTGACCACGGCCGAGGAGTATGACGGTTCCCTTTCCGGAGCCAGGCTCAGAGAGGCCATCTCATGGGGTAAGGTAAAGCCTGAAGCAAAGAAGATGACCGTCGAAGGAGACGCGACCATCACTCTCCCGATGATCTACGCATCACTGGTGGACAGACTCTGATGTCTGACAAGGTACTGTTCCTGGACGGAGACGGGGTTGGGCCCCCGGTGCTTCAATCCGCCGAACGCATCATCAAGGCCGTGACGGACTCGGTAGAGATAGTCCACGGCGAGATAGGTAGATCGGCCTTCGACAATACAGGACAGTACCTTCCACACGAGACCATGGACCTTATGGACGAATGCAACGTCATAATGAGCGGTCCGGTCTATACCCCTGAGAACGGTAAGGATCCTCTCGAGTCACTCATGGTCCATCTGGACTTGTTCGCCAGGGCGAGGTACTACAAGACCCTCTCACCCGATCTGGGCGTCGACGGCATGGACGTCGTTCTCTGGAGCAGTAACAACAACATCGATACGGAGATCTCGGAAGTGCCGGATCTCGACGGCGTCACACTGACGAAATACGTCAAGAACAACGCTTACAACAGGATGATGAGTCTGGCGCTGGACAATGTCGAGACCAGGAAACTGGAAAGGATCACCTGTCTGGTCAGGGACGACTTCTTCCCTATGAGCAGCGACATGTTCAAAGAATCGTTCACATCCATCTTCCCGTCGGACGTATACAAGACAAGGATTTTGAACGTCAAGGACTGGGCGGCACATTCTATCAAATACCCCGGAAATGACCAGTGCATAGTCTGTGTCGACCTCTACAACCAGGTCGTCGCAGGTATACTCGGCGGCCTTACCGGCTTCGACCATCTCGGACCCCTCTACTTTGCTGGGAACGATTACAAACTATTCAAGCCCTGCAACAAACCGACGTATGACGACACGATAACCGAAGGGTATGAGAATCCGACATCCGCTATAATGTCCGCGGCCATAATGCTCAGGAATTTCGGGCTTAAAAACGAAGCCGATGAGATCATGAGCGCTCTCTGCGAGGCCTATATCGCAGGGAAGAGGACACCCGATGTCCTCGGGACTCTGACAAACGAGGAATTCACCAACGAGATCATAGGACGCCTGTGATCGTTGTACCGATTATCCGTGATAGGATTTTAAGGTTGTAATAACTTTCATGGCTCATGATTGATGCCGGGCACAGGGACTGTGTGGAAGCAGCTTTGAACCATGAGAAGACAGATAGGACGCCTGTCAACAACTTCGTCCTAGCGACCGCTGCACGCAGCGCAGGCATCACAGTTGACGCGGCCAGATGGGACCCCAAGGTTTCAGCAAAGGTGTCCGTCGACCATGCCGTGAAGACGAAATCCGATTTCGTCAAACCTGTATTGGACTCTCAGGTTCCATTCATGGACCTCGGCATGCAGGTCCGTTTCCCAGAGGATGATTACGGTCAGATCCTGAAGCCACTCGCAGAGGATGCAGAACAGATCGATCAACTCGCTTTCTTCGACCCCAGTGTCGCATCGGAATGCCCCAACTTCCAGAAGGTATTCGTCGATGCTCTGGAGGAGACTGCTCGTATCCTGCCCGAAGACCTCCACATCTGCGGACTGTCCTGGGGGCCTATCACCACCTCAGGTTACATCATGGGCGTAGAGAACATGGTCATGGGAATGCTGATGGATCCCGATATGGTCAAGAAGCTCATCGGGAAGACCACACCTTTCGTCTCGGCGATGCAAACTCGTATGCTGGAGGCCGGTGCGACAGTGATGTGGATGGCGGACCCGACGTCATCAGAGGACCTGATATCTCCGGACATGTTCCATGAGTTCTCAGCACCTTACATCACGCAGATTGTCAAAGATGTCAACAATATGGATTCCAACGTCCACACGTTCGTTCACATCTGCGGAAATACACTGAAGATACTGAAGGAGATGCCTCAGACCGGTGCGGACTGCCTGAGCTTCGATCATGCGGTCGATCCTGCCAAAGCAAAGGAAACGGCAGGAAAGAACATCTCGATAATGGGCAATGTGGACCCTGTGCAGGTCATGATGATGGGCAACCCTGAATCGATCACCTCCGCCTGCTACGGCGTGATAGATGCGGCTGGTCAGGAGGGAGGTTTCATACTGGCCCCCGGATGCGAGACCCCCATCTCGACGACGGACGAGAATGTTCTGGCAATGGGTAAGGCTGCCAGGACCTATTGGTCCAGGTGACCTACGGGAAACCTTTATTAACAACATCTATATCTCTGGGGTACTGAGTGCAAGGGTAGTCAAGCATGGCCAACGACGCTAGCTTGAGGGGCTAGTCCTTAGTGGTCCGCGAGTTCAAATCTCGTCCCTTGCACCACTTTCTTACAATCCCGGTTTGTTGCACTTTCTCAAGCAGAAATGTCAATCCATTTAGGTTTTTGACAATTGAACTTGACTTGGACAGTTCGGTTCCGTCTGGATGACAGAATAGACCGCCCAGGTACGTGCCTGTCCGCTCATGCGGC is drawn from Thermoplasmata archaeon and contains these coding sequences:
- a CDS encoding methyltransferase/corrinoid binding protein, encoding MIDAGHRDCVEAALNHEKTDRTPVNNFVLATAARSAGITVDAARWDPKVSAKVSVDHAVKTKSDFVKPVLDSQVPFMDLGMQVRFPEDDYGQILKPLAEDAEQIDQLAFFDPSVASECPNFQKVFVDALEETARILPEDLHICGLSWGPITTSGYIMGVENMVMGMLMDPDMVKKLIGKTTPFVSAMQTRMLEAGATVMWMADPTSSEDLISPDMFHEFSAPYITQIVKDVNNMDSNVHTFVHICGNTLKILKEMPQTGADCLSFDHAVDPAKAKETAGKNISIMGNVDPVQVMMMGNPESITSACYGVIDAAGQEGGFILAPGCETPISTTDENVLAMGKAARTYWSR